The Dasypus novemcinctus isolate mDasNov1 chromosome 12, mDasNov1.1.hap2, whole genome shotgun sequence genome includes a window with the following:
- the LOC101438932 gene encoding olfactory receptor 8S1-like yields the protein MALGNHSAILEFVLLGLSTDPRIQALLFVLFLVFYILTLMGNLLMLLIVRADPQLHTPMYFFLSHLSFLDFCFSSATVPKLLENLLYQTKTISVGGCLAQVFFLLESGGTEACLLSAMAYDRYVAICHPLLYGQMMSDQLCKGLVWGSWGLGFLDAFVNSLLAMNLDFCGDDSIPHYSCELPSPFSLSCSDITTNITLLFCSSVPHALGTCLLIFFSYAYIVSTILSMSSSSGKSKAFSTCSSHLTAVLLFYGSSFVRYLMPTSGSPLELIFSIQYSVVTPLVNPLIYSLKNNEVKAAAHTNLKMPSAACPFHHVPEFSEFYPSPKVLEAWATPRWSTPIPPIRYAKEDHMQPQHEPFCCTKKHETQGTVDEVLQEPGG from the exons ATGGCCTTGGGGAACCACAGCGCCATCCTTGAGTTCGTCCTCCTTGGACTGTCCACCGACCCGCGTATCCAGGCTCTGCTCTTTGTGCTATTCCTGGTCTTTTATATCTTGACCCTGATGGGGAACCTGTTGATGCTGCTGATTGTCAGGGCAGATCCTCAGCTCCACacgcccatgtacttcttcctgagTCACCTCTCCTTCCTGGATTTTTGCTTCTCTTCTGCCACAGTGCCAAAGCTGCTGGAGAATCTCCTTTATCAGACAAAAACCATCTCTGTTGGGGGCTGCCTGGCTCAGGTCTTCTTCCTGCTTGAGTCTGGAGGCACGGAAGCCTGCCTGCTCTCAgcgatggcctatgaccgctatgttgcCATCTGTCACCCTCTGCTCTATGGACAGATGATGAGTGACCAGCTCTGTAAGGGCCTGGTGTGGGGATCCTGGGGCCTAGGCTTTCTGGATGCATTTGTCAACAGCCTTCTTGCTATGAACTTGGACTTCTGTGGTGATGATTCCATCCCCCACTACAGCTGTGAGTTGCCCTCACCCTTTTCCCTGTCCTGTTCAGATATCaccaccaatattactttactgTTCTGCTCCAGTGTCCCACATGCACTCGGAACCTGCTTACTGATCTTCTTCTCTTATGCTTACATTGTCTCCACAATCCTGAGTATGAGTTCCTCCTCAGGTAAAAGCAAggccttctccacctgctcctcccaTCTCACTGCAGTGCTCCTGTTTTATGGATCAAGTTTTGTTCGCTATCTAATGCCAACCTCAGGCTCACCATTGGAGTTGATCTTCTCTATACAGTACAGTGTGGTTACTCCCTTAGTGAATCCCCTCATCTATAGCCTGAAAAACAATGAAGTAAAAGCAGCT GCACACACTAACCTCAAAATGCCTTCTGCAGCATGCCCGTTCCACCACGTCCctgaattttctgaattttatccATCACCAAA GGTCCTAGAGGCTTGGGCCACTCCTCGCTGGTCTACGCCTATACCTCCAATACGATATGCCAAAGAAGATCATATGCAGCCCCAGCATGAGCCGTTCTGCTGCACAAAGAAACATGAAACACAAGGAACCGTGGATGAGGTCCTGCAGGAACCAGGGGGATGA